The Gemmatimonadota bacterium genome window below encodes:
- a CDS encoding 4-hydroxy-3-methylbut-2-enyl diphosphate reductase, giving the protein MEAGEVMEQTYFRRGFGLKREVEPLLAAEYHSALVDEIRAGGYSAAYGDVTIRLAEEFGFCYGVDRAVEYAYQTTYKFPDRRVFLVGEIIHNPHVNRRLRDMGISFLYPGGDGRFDFSGITAEDVVIIPAFGVTTGDGRRLGEIGCILVDTTCGSVLNVWKRVDAYARDGFTALIHGKHFHEESKATASQVTNHPGGKYLIVRDMAEARLVCDFIERKAGALPRQELQRRFLRQSSPGFEPERDLVRIGVANQTTMLASESLAIAEEVGKSLARRYGAESLAQHFRSFDTICSATQERQDAVLKLLREPPDIMVVIGGYNSSNTNHLAHLCREYTATYHISDPSCIEVGSGVIRHKAELSPDALETTTPDWLPAGPVTVGLTAGASTPNNKIGEAIAAILATRDIALPQLA; this is encoded by the coding sequence ATGGAAGCGGGCGAGGTCATGGAGCAGACGTATTTCCGCCGCGGGTTCGGCCTCAAGCGCGAAGTCGAGCCCTTGCTCGCGGCCGAGTACCACAGCGCGCTGGTGGACGAGATCCGCGCGGGCGGCTATTCAGCCGCTTACGGCGATGTGACGATCCGCCTGGCCGAGGAGTTCGGGTTCTGCTACGGCGTGGACCGGGCCGTCGAGTACGCCTACCAGACGACCTACAAGTTTCCGGATCGCCGCGTGTTCCTGGTGGGCGAGATCATCCACAATCCGCACGTAAACCGGCGCCTGCGGGACATGGGCATCTCGTTCCTGTACCCGGGCGGGGACGGGCGCTTCGATTTTTCCGGGATCACTGCCGAAGACGTCGTGATCATCCCGGCGTTCGGCGTCACGACCGGGGATGGCCGCCGGCTGGGCGAGATCGGCTGCATCCTGGTGGACACGACGTGCGGCTCCGTGTTGAACGTGTGGAAGCGGGTGGACGCCTATGCGCGCGACGGGTTCACGGCGCTCATCCACGGGAAGCACTTTCACGAGGAATCGAAGGCGACGGCCTCGCAGGTCACGAACCACCCGGGCGGGAAGTACCTCATTGTGCGGGACATGGCGGAGGCTCGCCTGGTGTGCGACTTCATCGAGCGGAAGGCGGGGGCGCTTCCGCGCCAGGAGCTGCAGCGGCGTTTCCTCCGGCAGAGCTCACCGGGGTTCGAGCCGGAACGCGACCTGGTCCGCATCGGCGTGGCGAACCAGACGACCATGCTGGCATCCGAGTCGCTGGCCATTGCCGAGGAGGTCGGGAAGAGCCTGGCCCGGCGCTACGGCGCAGAGAGCCTGGCCCAGCACTTCCGCTCCTTCGACACGATCTGCTCGGCCACGCAGGAGCGGCAGGATGCGGTGCTGAAGCTGCTGCGCGAGCCGCCGGACATCATGGTGGTGATCGGCGGCTACAACTCTTCGAACACCAATCACCTGGCGCACCTGTGCCGGGAGTATACGGCCACCTACCATATCAGCGATCCCTCGTGCATCGAAGTGGGGAGCGGCGTCATCCGGCACAAGGCGGAGCTCTCGCCGGACGCGCTGGAGACGACCACGCCCGACTGGCTGCCCGCGGGTCCGGTCACGGTCGGCCTGACGGCCGGCGCCTCGACGCCCAACAACAAGATCGGCGAAGCCATCGCGGCCATCCTGGCCACGCGGGACATCGCACTGCCGCAACTGGCGTAA
- a CDS encoding L,D-transpeptidase, which produces MGGGYLIHGTHEYNEDSIGRPVSHGCVRISNAGLRRLYGLVRVGTPVYLY; this is translated from the coding sequence ATGGGCGGCGGCTACCTGATCCACGGCACGCACGAGTACAATGAGGACTCGATTGGCCGCCCCGTGAGCCACGGCTGCGTACGGATCAGCAATGCGGGACTGAGGCGGCTCTACGGTCTGGTGCGGGTGGGCACGCCGGTCTACCTCTACTGA
- a CDS encoding CBS domain-containing protein: MTREVITVSPSATLADAWGIMRARRIRHLPVVDGGRLVGLVAAGDLRAAAPLPGNGVTAAEQPGALGSRTVADIMIRDVVQTSPRAPVEEAARLLYEHRIGCLPVLADGVLVGIITETDVLRAFVDLFGAREPYSRIEVRMPNRPGELARVVRLIGIDYRINITGLVIPPVATSEAVAIIHLQTQEPGSLVEALQKLGYQVGWPSL, from the coding sequence ATGACGCGCGAGGTCATCACGGTTTCGCCCTCGGCGACACTGGCGGACGCCTGGGGGATCATGCGCGCTCGCCGCATCCGACACCTGCCTGTGGTAGATGGGGGTCGGCTGGTGGGGCTGGTTGCTGCGGGGGACCTGCGGGCGGCGGCGCCCCTGCCGGGCAACGGTGTCACGGCTGCGGAGCAGCCGGGCGCGCTCGGCAGCCGCACGGTCGCGGACATCATGATCCGCGATGTCGTGCAGACCTCGCCCCGTGCGCCGGTGGAAGAGGCGGCCCGCCTGCTCTACGAGCACCGGATCGGATGCCTGCCCGTGCTGGCGGATGGCGTGCTCGTAGGGATCATCACCGAGACCGATGTGCTGCGCGCGTTTGTCGATTTGTTCGGCGCCCGCGAACCCTACAGCCGTATCGAGGTGCGCATGCCGAATCGGCCCGGCGAGTTGGCCCGCGTCGTCCGCTTGATTGGCATCGACTACCGCATCAACATCACAGGGCTGGTGATCCCGCCGGTAGCGACGAGCGAGGCGGTGGCGATCATTCACCTGCAGACGCAGGAACCCGGGAGTCTGGTAGAGGCGCTGCAGAAGCTCGGTTATCAGGTGGGCTGGCCGAGCCTCTAG